The sequence ataaaaaaaattcattttttataaaacatattttataatgtataaaatttgtttttttcaaaagGACGTAGCTTTTTCTTACTTATATGCAATAAcacaaaaataatgtaagGCTCATTTAGTGATTcgtaaattaatatatatttctgccatatatatacaactagaaatatatatacataatatgtttattttattttttttggtcTTTCCCAttttactaaatattttgatataaaaataaaatgtgtatttgtgtacacatattgataataataacttAAGGTAACAAACTTcgtattatactttttttttttttttttattgttgtctttttttttgtaaaaaacattttagaCCCCCACTTACCCtgtctttttcattttagtattaattttcacgttatttacatattatttgcatgttattttaaatttattttattcttttttaactcTCCATTTTATGGAATAGGAGATCACTCAGCAATGGTAGGAAATATGAAGAAGCCTTGGCCATATTACTTGcgataaattttcattttatatacataaaattataaggAGTAACCCTTTAATTTTCCTACAGAACgaagtttatatatgtatatatgtatgtctacttatatatataagtatgcacacatatactaaaagtttatttactttttagttcattcttttatattctaATTTTCCTATGTTCGCTctattttatacttatattacTATTTAGTTATTTTATGGAATGTTATAACTATTATCTATTAATCAATAATTTGAtcctacttttttttttctctttttacaaataaacaTCGTATAATTCGTTAAGTAGACCAATTGACAATTCgagcatattattattaagtaaaaaattttgtctatatttttttggttttttaaaaaataattaaaaagaaaaaaaaaaaaagtaaataacgAATTCATACATGTAATAATTACAGTTAAAAATCTAGAAGttctattaataaaatagggTATACTCGTAtgcttataaaatatatattaaaaaaaaaaaaaaaaaagtcagcAATAATCACTCTGTTTTGGTAATAATATGTAAGGAAAAATACtatagcaaaataaataagctTTAGCGaaacaaaaattttgctattggctttttttttttttttttttttttttttgatatttattCACATAAACAATAATTAATGTTAAATGAACTTTAACTTACATCTCTTTAACAAATTCTTaatgctttattttttttttttttttttacattcctTTTCTGCGCAAATATTTtgtcaatttattttttttttttttttaagtattcatttttacccttttttattcattatattatgcttccttttttttttcttccccaagcatatataattaaacgCATAATAGTATAACAACATAAAATACagcacatatatttatatgctcTTATATGAAGTTTAGCTACGACGTAATTAACGAATGCGTAATATCATcctactttttctttttttttttttttaaattactagCACAATAATCAGAGGACGCACTGATTTATTTGATGTAAAGTTCAAAATGAGTGAAAACGAGTAAGCTCTTATAATAAGTAAAACTATTAAATGTTTCAAACTGCTTCTTTTCTGCGTGtcgttaataaaaatattcccaAATGATTATACACATGtgtttgtgtatatatacataatatatatgtgcatatatgcatttgACTTTGAAAATATACTCCTTGCTACCTCTTTcttacatatgcatatatgtgtacacatgtgtatgcatttttgtataaagAAAATGCAGCTTTGTGTTTGTTGAAAAAATTGTAGAAGCTGTACTTCTATGCATATTGGACATGATACTTTTTAGTATGATCATATTTAGAAGCTTCTCTATTGAGTGATTGATTGACTGTTTGATTGATGTTTAATTCATTTGTACTAATCGCCCTCAAttttaatccatttttttttttttattgctgtatttttcattttcccaTATCTGTACTTTTTTCATACAGTCTGCTTTTTCGAATTAGCCAAATAACAACCTATGTGAGCAAATGGATTATAAAGGCAAAAGTCGTAAATAAGTCGAAGCTGTCAACATTCAAAAACAACAACAGCTTTTTTAGCATAGATGTAACAGACGTGCATGGGGATTCTATTTCTTGTAAATTTTGGGGAAGTGCAGCGGACAAGTGGTTTAATAATATCGAGTTAAAAAAAGTGTACATCTTTTCGAAAGGAAGAGTTTCCATAGCAAATCCTAAATATAACACAGTAAAACATAAGTACGAATTAACATTTAATGAGGATAGTGAAATTCACGAAGTAAAAGATGATGGAGAAATAAaaatccaaaaaaaaatatcgcTAGTTAATTTAAGggatataaaaatagcaaCAAAAGAAACTCCATTTACTGCAGATTTAATAGGTATAGTGAAACATATCGGTGCTGTAAGTAACTTGAAAACTAAACAGGGgaatgatataataaaacaaaacataatTATTGTTGATGACACAAAACATTCTTTTGAAATTTCCTTTTGGgataataatgttaatttaatagaaaatgaaataaaagaaaatgagatttatatatttacaaatatcaGTATAAGAAATTGGAATGATATGAAAAATGGAACTTTTGGAGTTACGAGTTCAATTGAAAAAATGGAGAATTTAAAtgatgaattaaaaaataagtgtGCCGTAATATCTCAGTGGTATAATACAAATGGAAAGTATGAACAATTTACAAATATGAGAAATATTTTGTCAAATGATGTTACACAAATACCTGATAAACATTATGCTTTAAGTGATGTTAATGACGTATTGACAAAAGTATCTGGGACATATACCTTAGTGggaagaattaaaagaatttattgGAAAAGTAAAGAAAATGAACATAGGTTTTATTACCCTGCTTGTACCAaatgtaaaaagaaattattatctAGTGGACAAGAAAGTTCTTTAGATAATGATTATGATAACAATGTAGAAGCTAATCATGATGAAGAAAATGTTGTATATTCTTGTATGAACTGCgatgaaaataatgtaaaacctttttataattatacatttaattttctatttatggATTTTTCTGGATCAATTACTTTAAGAGCCTTTTCTGATGAAGGCTACAATTTATTGGGGAAAAAAGCAGAAGACTTAAAAAGCTTAGATGAAGATAGCCtagattatttatttaattacgACTTCTTGTATAAAGAATACAAAGTTGTGGTTCGGGTTAACCAAAAGGTTTACAATGGAATTGAAAGAGTTAATTTTACTGCTATGAGAATTTTCCCACAAAAACATTCAGATATTTCTTACTTGCTCAATGAAATTCAGTCGCTCATTACAAATAATAGTacatcaaataaaaataagagatCCCTGAATGACGACCAGCATGAAGCCAAAAAGCAGAAGGTATAGCTGATAAGTTGAAGTGAGGAGCACGATGTATCAGATATAAAATACGAAACGATGGACACAACACTTCAAACATTGTACACATTATATGTCAAGGTTTTTCATGTAACCAACATAACATAGAACCAACCACCATAATGCAATAAAATTGTCAATTATTTGCACCGTTATATCTAAAGTTTGCCATTATGTAACcccatttaataaaaaaattatcatatagTACATATCATTGCACAGTTtgaatcttttaaaaaataattttgcataatagacataaaaaaatgatttatacctttttattcattttttactttatcaaaaatttcgtgtatatatttttaggttttttttttttttttttttgaaatattacaatttttcaatgaaaaaaaaagaaatttattatatatatgttaattaaaGGTTGCAAAAacgtatattattaatttaattatgtacATTAAATAAACAGTGACAATAAATTCTATGAAAAGTtctttatttcaaaaaaaagaatataaaagtGGATATACATGCGTAGGGATACATGCGCAAATCATCTTGGCACAGCATAACTCAAAACTACCACATACAATAAAACGTGGTGATATCACGTCAAAACAAAacattttattgttattattattgtttttattgttgttattgttactgttattattacaattattattattattattcattctttttttttttttttttttttttttttttcttttttttttttctcttattaCGCGAACCTATTTTTGACTAAATCTTTTTGTTTCTCCAAATCATATATCCCGTAGAAGCCTgagatgaaaaaataaaaaaaggtcAAAAAATGAGCTAATATTTGTTCAACGATCAAATGTgtgcatgcatatatatattaatgcgCCCTAGTACATAAGTTCGCAATTTTTTCCCCTTACAATTTCAAAGACAAGGAAGACAAAATGACAATAATTGAACTACAGAACATTAGGaatgtaaaaagaaaaggtgACAACACGTAATTTAGTGCATAAAAAGCACCACTTGccaataaaatgaaaaagatgttgataaagaaggaaaataaaaaattaaattttattactaGCAAGGTTTTTCTACtaatttcaaataatttcattataacacttatattattatctacAATACAAGCATCAGCGTTGTCCATCACAACGTTTGATCTTGTACTTAATGACAACCCCAGGTCCGCATTCTTCAAAGCAAAGCAATCATTTATACCGTCTCCAATCATGCACACTTTTCCTGTTGGAAAAAAGGGGGTGATATAAAACACGTCAAATGTTGTTATGTTTGCATggatgcatatatttatatatataatataacgtCATTTCCAACTGAACATATAAATGCCGCAAGTAAGAATAGACAAATATAGCGAACAAAACGAAATGATGATGGCATAAATTAATAtcaagaaaagaaataaacatttttaaaataatacgtaTCTCCATTTACCATCATTCAGGGACTGTATTTTCTTCACAAAATGAACCTTCTCCATGGGAAGGGTATTTGAAGAGACGTTTTTCTTGGGTATTCCCAAAATTTTGGAGATATAAATAGCATTCATGTAATTATCCcctgtacatacataaacctttttgctttctttttttaagtattgaATTAAACCAAACACTTCGGGCTTTATGTCATCCACTAGAGTAAAAAAACCAACTATTATTCCCTCTATggacataaaaataatattattgctttcattctttttactatttgaatagttatataaaaattgatatGTTTTATGAACATTACAATCacaagaatatatatgtgcctccagattatttatgtttaatttttcttcaattACTTCTCTCTTACTACAATaagcatttttatattttgtgtaacaaaaaaataacgtACCAATGGTTACTGATAAATCATTTATTATACCAATAATTCCTTggtttttttcattttttaaattatgaactTCAAATGTTTCATTTatgcaaaaattattatttatataagtatttataGACTGAGCATATAAATgattactatatttttctatatttaaacTTAAGcttaaaaataagtatagCATATTACTTAGTTTTTCCTTAATATCACCATCTTTATCATCAAAAGGAgcattatttgtaaaatgcGCATTTTCATGTGGTTTtccattatttaaattattttgtaccTTTTTCAGAGCACCATATTTATCATACATACTTGTTAGATCTTCcctattaaaataattatttccaTAAACATTTGAGCAATC comes from Plasmodium malariae genome assembly, chromosome: 7 and encodes:
- the PmUG01_07016300 gene encoding replication protein A1, small fragment, putative, which encodes MSENDLLFRISQITTYVSKWIIKAKVVNKSKLSTFKNNNSFFSIDVTDVHGDSISCKFWGSAADKWFNNIELKKVYIFSKGRVSIANPKYNTVKHKYELTFNEDSEIHEVKDDGEIKIQKKISLVNLRDIKIATKETPFTADLIGIVKHIGAVSNLKTKQGNDIIKQNIIIVDDTKHSFEISFWDNNVNLIENEIKENEIYIFTNISIRNWNDMKNGTFGVTSSIEKMENLNDELKNKCAVISQWYNTNGKYEQFTNMRNILSNDVTQIPDKHYALSDVNDVLTKVSGTYTLVGRIKRIYWKSKENEHRFYYPACTKCKKKLLSSGQESSLDNDYDNNVEANHDEENVVYSCMNCDENNVKPFYNYTFNFLFMDFSGSITLRAFSDEGYNLLGKKAEDLKSLDEDSLDYLFNYDFLYKEYKVVVRVNQKVYNGIERVNFTAMRIFPQKHSDISYLLNEIQSLITNNSTSNKNKRSLNDDQHEAKKQKV